The proteins below are encoded in one region of Macaca nemestrina isolate mMacNem1 chromosome 10, mMacNem.hap1, whole genome shotgun sequence:
- the LOC105493731 gene encoding transmembrane protein 116 isoform X10 yields MKHTQSGQSTSPLVIDYTCRVGQMAFVFSSLIPLLLMTPVFCLGNTSECFQNFSQSHKCILMHSPPSAVAELPPSANTSVCSTLYFYGITIFLGSFVLSFLTIMVLLIRAQTLYKKFVKSSGFLGSEQWAVIHIVDQRVRLYPMAFFCCWGPAVILMIIKLTKPQDTKLHMALYVLQALTATSQGLLNCGVYGWTQHKFHQLKQEARRDADTQTPLLCSQKRFYSRGLNSLESALTFPTSTSTIL; encoded by the exons ATGAAACACACCCAGAGTGGACAGAGCACATCTCCACTG GTGATAGATTATACTTGTCGAGTTGGTCAAATGGCCTTTGTTTTCTCAAG CTTGATACCTCTACTATTGATGACACCTGTATTCTGTCTGGGCAATACTAGCGAATGTTTCCAAAACTTCAGTCAGAGCCACAA GTGTATCCTGATGCACTCACCACCATCAGCCGTGGCTGAACTCCCACCTTCTGCCAACACATCTGTCTGTAGCACACTTTATTTTTATGGTATCACCATTTTCCTGGGCAGCTTTGTACTCAGCTTCCTTACCATTATG GTCTTACTTATCCGGGCCCAGACATTGTATAAGAAGTTTGTGAAGTCATCTGGCTTTCTGGGGAGTGAACAGTGGGCAGTGATTCACATTGTGGACCAGCGGGTACGCTTATACCCAATGGCCTTCTTTTGCTGTTGGGGCCCAG CTGTCATTCTGATGATCATAAAGTTGACTAAGCCACAGGACACCAAGCTTCACATGGCCCTTTATGTTCTCCAG GCTCTGACGGCAACATCTCAGGGTCTACTCAACTGTGGAGTATATGGCTGGACGCAGCACAAATTCCACCAACTAAAGCAGGAGGCTCGGCGTGATGCAGATACCCAGACACCATTATTATGCTCACAGAAGAGATTCTATAGCAGGGGCTTAAATTCACTGGAATCCGCCCTTACTTTTCCTACCAGTACTTCTACCATTCTTTGA